A genomic region of Methanotorris formicicus Mc-S-70 contains the following coding sequences:
- a CDS encoding thiamine pyrophosphate-binding protein, whose protein sequence is MKFMDAILDFFKEKNIKTIFSYPGEQIYPLYKALDENEDVKNIMVRHEQGAAHAADGYARITNYVGVCLATAGPGATNLTTGIATAYKDSSSVLCITGRCQKKYIGENYFQEIPMEFLNFFKGYFVETPDVGYFEKAFNETLNSRKPIHINIPRDVLDIIVNEKTKTENNQNYSKCNLKVENVKRPLLLIGQGIYGKLSYKEITKIGKILEELNIPIVTTFPARGVIDENDDLCLGLVGRRGSETANKALLDADVVYSIGSSLSYNTIVEGIRDKVLNKIISINPNPNNIKELKDTLLNLGIDDKPWIENLKESSYNLGDYSSKIKEIIDSLPNNTIITTDAGNHTVFTCMLKKCSLPKTIISSNSMGTMGFGLPVSIGVKFGCLDYGIGREVVLISGDGGFQMNIQELGVIAENNLKILMVIMKNNKLNVFGEIRNPNFNKIADAYGIDNAYIEDIDEIGENVKSYLKKKKPYLMVVECEDENLPRPFG, encoded by the coding sequence ATGAAATTTATGGATGCAATATTGGATTTTTTTAAGGAGAAGAATATAAAAACCATCTTCTCTTATCCAGGAGAGCAAATTTATCCACTATATAAAGCGTTAGATGAAAATGAAGATGTAAAAAATATAATGGTTAGACATGAGCAAGGGGCAGCACATGCAGCGGATGGATATGCGCGAATAACTAATTATGTTGGCGTTTGCTTGGCAACTGCTGGTCCTGGGGCAACAAACTTAACTACTGGTATTGCAACGGCATACAAAGACAGTTCTTCAGTTTTGTGCATAACTGGAAGATGCCAAAAAAAATATATTGGAGAAAATTACTTCCAAGAAATACCAATGGAATTTTTGAATTTTTTTAAGGGATACTTTGTTGAAACCCCTGATGTAGGCTACTTTGAGAAGGCATTTAACGAAACCTTAAATAGTAGAAAACCTATTCACATAAATATCCCAAGGGATGTTCTTGATATTATAGTAAATGAAAAAACAAAAACAGAAAATAACCAAAATTATTCTAAATGCAACTTAAAAGTAGAGAACGTTAAAAGACCACTATTGTTAATAGGTCAGGGAATATATGGAAAGTTAAGTTACAAAGAAATAACAAAGATAGGAAAAATTTTAGAAGAATTAAACATTCCAATTGTAACAACCTTTCCAGCAAGAGGAGTTATTGATGAAAATGATGATCTATGCTTAGGTTTGGTTGGTAGGAGAGGAAGTGAAACAGCAAATAAAGCCTTATTGGATGCGGATGTTGTATACTCAATTGGTTCTTCCCTATCTTACAACACAATTGTTGAGGGGATTAGAGATAAAGTTTTAAATAAAATTATTTCTATAAATCCAAATCCAAATAACATTAAAGAATTAAAAGATACTCTCCTCAATTTGGGAATAGACGATAAACCTTGGATTGAAAATTTAAAAGAATCTTCATATAATTTGGGTGATTACTCATCAAAAATTAAAGAGATAATAGATTCCCTACCAAATAACACCATAATAACAACTGACGCTGGAAATCATACGGTTTTTACATGTATGTTAAAAAAATGTTCCCTACCAAAAACTATCATCTCCTCCAATTCTATGGGAACTATGGGATTTGGGTTACCTGTATCCATAGGGGTTAAATTTGGATGTTTGGATTATGGTATAGGTAGAGAAGTTGTATTAATTAGTGGAGATGGCGGATTTCAAATGAATATCCAAGAATTGGGTGTTATAGCAGAGAATAACTTAAAGATTTTAATGGTTATTATGAAAAACAACAAACTCAATGTATTTGGAGAAATAAGGAATCCAAATTTCAATAAAATAGCAGACGCCTATGGGATAGATAATGCATATATTGAGGATATTGATGAAATTGGAGAAAACGTAAAATCTTATTTAAAAAAGAAAAAACCTTATTTAATGGTTGTTGAATGTGAGGATGAGAATTTACCAAGACCATTTGGATAA
- a CDS encoding MraY family glycosyltransferase, giving the protein MEHFIIAFILSLVLTKFIIKKMINVKYGIDLHKGKKIKVAEMGGFAPLITNTVVLPFFNPYILVIVVLSGIIGIIDDIAKLSPKEKLIFLGISALPVGILLNMNIFHLFLLMLGVSIASNLTNMLAGFNGLEIGVGIISSIFLGLCLLTIGDLNGFQLVIIFVMSYLGLFIFNKYPAKVFPGDVGTLPIGAFLATMAIWKGIILPFLIIMMPYILDAGLKFYSAGVTRREEHKPTVLKNGKLYVEGGYLSLPRIILKKKPMKEYEIVLIIWGISIFFGVLGLITTKILYY; this is encoded by the coding sequence ATGGAACATTTTATTATAGCGTTTATCCTATCCTTAGTACTTACAAAGTTCATCATAAAAAAAATGATAAACGTAAAATATGGAATAGATTTGCATAAGGGGAAAAAAATAAAAGTTGCAGAAATGGGGGGCTTTGCACCTCTTATCACAAACACCGTAGTTTTGCCATTTTTCAATCCTTATATTTTAGTTATTGTGGTGTTATCTGGGATTATTGGAATTATCGATGATATTGCAAAACTCTCGCCAAAAGAAAAACTCATCTTCCTCGGGATTTCTGCACTCCCGGTAGGGATATTGCTAAATATGAATATTTTTCATTTGTTTTTGTTAATGTTGGGTGTTTCCATAGCATCAAATTTAACAAACATGCTCGCAGGATTTAATGGACTTGAGATTGGTGTGGGGATAATCTCATCAATATTTTTGGGTTTGTGTTTATTGACTATTGGAGATTTAAACGGATTCCAGTTGGTTATTATTTTTGTGATGTCTTATTTAGGATTGTTTATATTTAACAAATATCCAGCAAAAGTCTTCCCAGGAGATGTTGGAACGTTACCAATAGGGGCGTTTTTGGCAACAATGGCGATTTGGAAGGGTATTATTTTGCCATTTTTGATTATTATGATGCCATATATCTTAGATGCAGGATTAAAATTCTATAGCGCTGGAGTTACAAGGAGGGAAGAGCACAAGCCAACAGTATTAAAAAATGGAAAACTTTATGTTGAAGGAGGTTACTTATCCCTACCAAGGATTATACTAAAAAAGAAACCCATGAAGGAGTATGAAATCGTTCTTATAATTTGGGGAATTTCAATATTTTTTGGCGTCTTGGGATTAATAACTACAAAAATCCTATATTATTAA
- the pstK gene encoding L-seryl-tRNA(Sec) kinase codes for MLIILVGLPSVGKTTFSKKLSKELYKIGIDNIVLGSDLIRESFPVWDEKYEEFIKETTYDLIDKALKKYTVIVDDTNYYNSKRRDLINIAKKNKKNYMVIYLYAPLKILLKRNVERGKKIPNEVIIKMFEKFDKPGEKYKWDEPHITIDTTKEINIKEIAKLVKDHDRVHKKNSKILDNNKNNKKIFADVENNKIIMDKVDKITRNVVGEVISQEPSKTKDFAKELVKLRKEFLKEISKKLDNIDNNDFENKIKKEFMQYISKLIN; via the coding sequence ATGCTCATAATTTTAGTTGGATTGCCTTCAGTTGGAAAGACGACATTTTCAAAAAAACTCTCAAAAGAACTCTACAAAATAGGAATAGACAATATTGTTTTAGGGAGTGATTTGATAAGGGAAAGTTTTCCAGTTTGGGATGAAAAATATGAGGAATTTATAAAAGAAACAACTTATGATTTAATAGATAAGGCGTTAAAAAAATATACTGTTATTGTTGATGATACAAACTATTACAACTCAAAAAGGAGAGATTTGATAAATATAGCCAAGAAAAACAAGAAAAATTATATGGTTATCTATTTATACGCCCCACTTAAAATTTTACTAAAGAGGAACGTTGAAAGGGGAAAAAAGATACCAAATGAAGTTATAATTAAGATGTTTGAAAAATTCGACAAACCTGGGGAGAAGTATAAATGGGATGAACCACATATAACTATAGATACAACTAAAGAAATCAACATAAAAGAAATTGCCAAGTTGGTGAAAGATCATGATAGGGTTCATAAAAAGAATTCTAAAATTTTGGATAATAATAAAAACAATAAAAAAATTTTTGCGGATGTTGAAAATAATAAAATAATCATGGATAAGGTTGACAAGATAACAAGAAATGTTGTGGGGGAGGTTATATCACAAGAACCTTCTAAAACTAAAGATTTTGCTAAAGAACTTGTAAAATTAAGGAAAGAATTTTTAAAAGAAATAAGTAAAAAACTCGATAATATAGACAATAACGATTTTGAAAATAAAATAAAAAAGGAATTTATGCAGTATATCTCAAAATTAATTAATTAA
- a CDS encoding DUF5320 domain-containing protein, with protein sequence MFGRGWFGRGRGFWRYYAPSIAGGRYRYIGPCRCGMGPHAFYEDVSSGRILHAWDLYRMPFATPTDREYLSDRLRELEEERAILEDEIAEIKKRLSEVEKK encoded by the coding sequence ATGTTTGGAAGAGGATGGTTTGGAAGAGGAAGAGGATTTTGGAGATACTACGCTCCAAGTATTGCTGGAGGAAGATACAGATACATAGGCCCATGCAGATGTGGGATGGGACCTCATGCATTTTATGAAGATGTAAGCAGTGGAAGAATACTCCACGCATGGGACTTGTATAGGATGCCATTTGCAACTCCAACAGATAGGGAGTATTTATCAGATAGGTTAAGGGAGTTAGAAGAGGAAAGAGCAATCCTTGAGGATGAAATTGCAGAGATAAAAAAGAGATTAAGTGAAGTAGAAAAAAAATAA
- a CDS encoding bifunctional 5,6,7,8-tetrahydromethanopterin hydro-lyase/3-hexulose-6-phosphate synthase, with the protein MIKFGEAVFGNEVKAVVNLIIGKGKEIDEAFTNALTRTPCPLFANLRPNLIVRPLTLVVPRHPIENEIHDELLNGVIQYGIAKAIADLDLEEDLKIIATVSVPDVPLTTLTKRKLFQYYYGATKLAINRALNEYPSKEKIKKEKYRALHPLVGFRDVRLERPPYLQVALDVPTIENLEFILNALPKSDRIILEAGTPLIKKFGIEVIEIIRENFDGFIVADLKTLDTGRVEVRMAFESTANAVAISGVAPKSTIIKGIHECQKCGIMSYLDMMNVENPINLYKSLKLKPDVVILHRGIDEETFGIKKEFGISREDMNAILAIAGGVSPENVDELIKNYDILIVGRAITKSRDPGRVARIFINKLGDDIEQYRLYLDEDEDINI; encoded by the coding sequence ATGATAAAATTTGGAGAGGCAGTTTTTGGAAACGAGGTTAAAGCAGTAGTTAATCTAATCATTGGAAAAGGTAAAGAAATAGATGAAGCATTTACAAATGCACTAACAAGAACTCCATGTCCATTATTCGCCAATCTAAGACCAAATTTGATTGTTAGGCCACTAACTTTGGTGGTGCCAAGGCATCCAATAGAAAATGAAATACATGATGAATTACTAAACGGTGTTATTCAGTATGGGATAGCAAAAGCAATAGCGGATTTGGATTTAGAGGAAGATTTGAAGATAATCGCAACCGTCTCAGTTCCAGATGTTCCTTTAACAACACTAACTAAAAGAAAATTATTCCAATATTATTATGGAGCAACAAAATTAGCAATAAACAGGGCTTTAAATGAATATCCTTCAAAAGAAAAAATAAAGAAAGAAAAATACAGGGCACTGCATCCACTCGTAGGCTTTAGGGATGTTAGGTTGGAAAGGCCTCCTTATTTGCAAGTGGCATTGGATGTTCCTACAATTGAGAATTTGGAGTTTATTTTAAATGCTCTACCAAAAAGCGATAGGATTATTCTTGAGGCAGGGACTCCATTAATCAAGAAGTTTGGTATTGAGGTTATTGAAATTATCAGAGAAAATTTTGATGGATTTATTGTTGCTGATTTAAAAACTCTCGATACTGGAAGAGTTGAGGTTAGGATGGCATTTGAAAGCACGGCAAACGCAGTTGCCATAAGCGGAGTTGCCCCAAAATCAACAATAATAAAGGGCATCCATGAATGCCAAAAATGCGGAATAATGAGTTATTTGGACATGATGAATGTGGAAAATCCAATTAATCTATATAAATCCTTAAAGTTAAAGCCAGACGTTGTTATTTTGCATAGAGGGATTGATGAGGAAACATTTGGAATTAAGAAGGAGTTTGGAATAAGTAGGGAGGATATGAATGCAATATTGGCAATTGCTGGTGGAGTTAGTCCAGAAAATGTTGATGAATTAATTAAAAACTATGACATTTTGATAGTTGGTAGGGCCATAACAAAATCAAGAGACCCTGGAAGAGTTGCAAGGATATTTATAAATAAGTTAGGAGACGATATCGAGCAATATAGATTGTATTTGGATGAAGATGAAGATATCAACATTTAA
- a CDS encoding Mrp/NBP35 family ATP-binding protein produces the protein MTECDGKCDTCSLKNTCPDTKKIMEQQNAKIRENMKKIKHKIVILSGKGGVGKSTVTVNLASALNMVGKKVGVLDADIHGPNVPKMFGVEGLQPMASPAGIFPITTPQGIKTISIEYFLPNGNTPVIWRGPRVSGAIRQFLSDVVWGELDYLLIDTPPGTGDEQLTIMQSIPDIDGAIVVTTPEDVAVLDVKKSIAMTKMLNVPILGVIENMSGFVCPHCNKIVDVFGRGGGENAAKEFDVEFLGRVPLDIKAREASDKGIPMVMLDCKASEEFKKIVNKIIEKVEGKSES, from the coding sequence ATGACTGAATGTGATGGAAAATGCGATACATGCTCATTAAAGAATACATGTCCAGACACTAAAAAAATCATGGAACAGCAAAATGCAAAAATAAGAGAGAACATGAAAAAAATAAAGCATAAAATTGTTATTTTGAGTGGTAAGGGTGGGGTAGGAAAATCAACAGTAACTGTAAACTTAGCATCTGCCTTGAATATGGTGGGTAAGAAGGTTGGTGTCTTAGATGCAGATATTCATGGTCCAAATGTTCCAAAGATGTTTGGGGTTGAAGGATTACAACCAATGGCAAGTCCTGCAGGGATATTTCCAATAACCACACCGCAAGGCATTAAGACAATATCCATAGAATACTTTTTACCAAATGGCAACACTCCAGTCATTTGGAGGGGTCCAAGGGTTAGTGGGGCAATTAGGCAGTTTTTGAGCGATGTTGTTTGGGGAGAATTGGACTACCTATTAATTGACACTCCACCAGGAACAGGGGATGAGCAGTTAACAATAATGCAATCTATTCCGGACATTGATGGGGCGATAGTTGTAACAACTCCAGAAGATGTTGCAGTTTTGGATGTTAAAAAATCCATTGCAATGACAAAAATGTTGAACGTCCCAATTTTAGGAGTAATTGAGAATATGAGTGGATTTGTTTGCCCACATTGTAATAAGATTGTTGATGTGTTTGGAAGAGGTGGGGGAGAGAATGCAGCAAAAGAGTTTGATGTTGAATTTTTGGGGAGAGTTCCATTAGACATTAAAGCAAGAGAAGCATCTGACAAAGGAATCCCAATGGTTATGTTGGATTGCAAGGCAAGTGAAGAATTTAAGAAAATCGTTAATAAAATTATTGAAAAGGTTGAAGGCAAATCAGAATCCTAA
- a CDS encoding transcriptional regulator, translating to MKTRCEVMASRVIPMIRGEIARELVNRGYAKKEVAEFLGVTIAAVSQYTSEKRGATTSKRLKELVKEIVDDIENGKVSKGNLNDRFCKICSIIRKESLDI from the coding sequence ATGAAAACCAGATGTGAAGTTATGGCGTCGAGAGTAATCCCCATGATTAGGGGAGAAATTGCAAGAGAACTTGTAAATAGAGGATATGCAAAAAAAGAAGTAGCAGAATTTCTTGGTGTCACAATAGCAGCAGTTTCACAATATACCAGTGAAAAAAGGGGAGCAACAACATCAAAAAGATTGAAAGAACTTGTAAAAGAAATAGTTGATGATATCGAAAACGGCAAGGTTTCAAAAGGGAATTTAAATGATAGATTCTGTAAAATATGTTCTATCATAAGGAAGGAGAGTCTTGATATTTAA
- a CDS encoding dihydroorotate dehydrogenase electron transfer subunit produces MEKPIICKIKEIITESPSVKTFIIDRDFDFKPGQFAMLWIPEVDEKPFGFSTKTGFSIAKVGNFTAKMHELQEGDLIGVRGPYGTYFEPLGDRILAVAGGIGGAPIIAAVEEFAKQGIEIKTIIGARTKEELLFLDRFENCGELEICTDDGSYGFHGFTTQKMSEILKEEKFDLIITCGPEIMMKKVVEIANEYNIPVQVSMERYMKCGIGICGQCCVDDEGFCVCKDGPVFWGDKLKFITEFGKYKRDASGSIIK; encoded by the coding sequence ATGGAAAAGCCAATTATTTGTAAAATAAAAGAAATTATAACTGAATCCCCAAGTGTAAAAACATTCATAATAGATAGAGATTTTGATTTTAAACCAGGACAATTTGCCATGCTCTGGATTCCTGAAGTTGATGAAAAACCATTTGGATTTTCAACAAAAACAGGTTTTAGTATAGCAAAGGTTGGGAACTTCACAGCAAAAATGCACGAACTTCAAGAGGGGGATTTAATAGGAGTTAGAGGACCTTATGGAACATATTTTGAACCGTTAGGGGATAGAATTTTGGCTGTTGCAGGGGGGATTGGAGGCGCCCCAATTATTGCTGCGGTTGAGGAGTTTGCAAAACAAGGCATTGAAATAAAAACCATCATTGGAGCAAGAACTAAGGAAGAACTTTTGTTTTTGGATAGATTTGAAAATTGTGGAGAATTAGAGATTTGCACTGACGATGGAAGTTATGGATTCCATGGATTCACAACACAGAAGATGAGTGAGATTCTTAAAGAAGAGAAATTTGATTTAATCATAACTTGTGGGCCAGAGATAATGATGAAAAAGGTCGTTGAGATTGCAAATGAATACAACATCCCTGTACAAGTCTCAATGGAGAGATATATGAAATGTGGTATTGGAATTTGTGGGCAATGTTGTGTAGATGATGAGGGCTTCTGTGTTTGCAAAGACGGTCCGGTATTTTGGGGAGATAAGTTGAAGTTTATAACCGAATTTGGGAAATATAAGAGAGATGCAAGTGGAAGCATCATAAAATAA
- the amrB gene encoding AmmeMemoRadiSam system protein B, giving the protein MIRNPVVAGVFYPADSNELIELIEYCYLHKLGPKEIPSEGGIFKKPVGLICPHAGYIYSGPIAAHSYNALSKRADIEDEITAVIIGPNHTGLGTGVATMKGIWKTPLGNLEIDNEFVDRLWKECDIMDLDETSHLHEHSIEVQLPFLQHLSILNIAKFKFVPISMLFQDYETSVDVGYFIAKIAKELNRRVVVIASTDFTHYEPQEVAAKKDAIAIKNILNMDEEELYSDVVNYNISMCGCGPVMAMIKAMKLLGGKEAKLLSYATSGDITKDYSSVVGYASIIIE; this is encoded by the coding sequence ATGATAAGAAATCCTGTAGTTGCAGGGGTTTTTTATCCTGCAGATTCTAATGAATTAATAGAATTAATAGAATACTGCTATCTACACAAACTCGGTCCTAAAGAAATACCTTCAGAAGGAGGGATTTTTAAAAAACCAGTGGGTTTGATTTGTCCACATGCAGGATACATCTACTCTGGCCCCATAGCGGCACATTCATACAATGCATTATCTAAGAGAGCAGATATTGAAGATGAGATTACTGCTGTAATAATTGGGCCTAATCATACGGGATTAGGTACTGGAGTGGCGACAATGAAGGGAATTTGGAAAACACCCCTTGGAAATTTGGAAATTGATAACGAATTTGTAGATAGATTATGGAAGGAATGCGACATAATGGATTTAGATGAAACCTCTCATTTACATGAACATTCAATAGAGGTTCAACTTCCATTTTTACAGCATTTGAGTATCCTCAATATTGCAAAATTTAAGTTTGTGCCAATATCCATGTTATTCCAAGATTACGAAACATCTGTTGATGTTGGATATTTCATTGCAAAGATTGCAAAGGAATTGAATAGAAGGGTTGTGGTAATAGCATCAACCGACTTTACACACTACGAACCTCAAGAGGTTGCAGCAAAAAAGGATGCCATAGCAATAAAGAATATATTGAATATGGATGAAGAGGAACTCTATAGCGACGTGGTTAATTACAACATCAGCATGTGTGGCTGCGGTCCAGTTATGGCAATGATTAAGGCAATGAAACTCCTTGGTGGAAAAGAGGCAAAATTACTTTCATATGCAACCTCTGGGGATATAACAAAAGATTACTCATCCGTTGTTGGTTATGCATCAATAATAATTGAATAA
- a CDS encoding amidohydrolase, whose translation MSDRNCLIKNAIVNGKKQDLLIENNIIKKIGNIDDAIDKEETKVIDGNNKIVIPGLINTHTHIPMTLFRGVADDLPLMDWLNNYIWPMEAKLNADIVYAGTLLGCLEMIKSGTTTFNDMYFFLDGIVKAVDEMGMRAVLSYGMIDLFDGEKRKKELKNAEENIKMIKKLNNERIGVALGPHAPYTCSKELLMEVHEMAKKYNIPIHIHMNETLDEIKMVKEKTGMRPFEYLNSFGFFDGVSVIAAHCVHLSDEEIKIIKEKKINVSHNPISNLKLASGIAPIPKLVENGINVTLGTDGCGSNNNLNLFEEIKISSLIHKGATLNPTIINTKQSFEFATKNGAKALDLKCGELKEGYLADIALIDLNKPFLIPKENIYSHLVYSFNGNVDTVIIDGNVVMENGKMLNVNEEKIYEKAEKAYYKLIN comes from the coding sequence ATGAGTGATAGAAATTGTTTAATAAAAAATGCAATTGTAAATGGCAAAAAACAGGATTTGTTGATAGAAAACAACATAATAAAAAAGATAGGAAATATTGATGATGCTATTGATAAAGAAGAAACTAAAGTCATAGATGGGAATAATAAGATAGTGATTCCTGGGCTAATAAATACCCACACCCACATACCAATGACGTTGTTTAGGGGAGTTGCTGATGATTTACCTTTAATGGATTGGTTAAACAACTATATCTGGCCAATGGAGGCAAAATTAAATGCAGACATTGTTTATGCAGGGACGTTATTGGGATGCTTAGAGATGATTAAAAGTGGAACAACAACATTCAATGATATGTATTTCTTTTTGGATGGGATTGTTAAGGCGGTTGATGAGATGGGAATGAGGGCAGTTCTCTCCTATGGAATGATAGATTTATTTGATGGAGAGAAGAGGAAGAAGGAGTTAAAAAATGCGGAAGAAAACATAAAGATGATTAAAAAATTAAACAATGAAAGAATAGGAGTTGCATTAGGCCCTCATGCTCCATATACATGCTCAAAAGAACTTTTAATGGAAGTTCATGAGATGGCAAAAAAATACAACATTCCAATACACATACACATGAACGAAACCTTAGATGAGATAAAGATGGTTAAAGAAAAAACTGGCATGAGACCTTTTGAATATTTGAACTCATTTGGTTTCTTTGATGGAGTAAGTGTTATAGCGGCCCACTGTGTCCATCTTTCAGATGAAGAGATTAAAATAATAAAAGAAAAGAAAATAAATGTCTCCCATAACCCAATAAGTAACTTAAAATTAGCCTCTGGAATTGCCCCAATCCCAAAACTCGTTGAAAATGGTATAAACGTAACCTTAGGAACTGATGGATGTGGAAGTAACAACAACTTAAACCTATTTGAAGAGATTAAAATATCATCCCTAATCCATAAAGGAGCAACTCTAAACCCTACAATAATAAATACAAAGCAATCATTTGAATTTGCAACAAAAAATGGGGCAAAAGCGTTAGATTTAAAATGTGGGGAGTTGAAGGAGGGTTATTTAGCAGACATTGCTTTAATTGATTTGAATAAACCTTTCCTAATACCAAAAGAAAACATATACTCCCATTTAGTTTATTCATTCAATGGAAATGTTGATACGGTTATCATAGATGGAAATGTCGTTATGGAAAATGGAAAAATGCTAAATGTTAATGAAGAAAAGATTTATGAAAAAGCAGAAAAAGCATATTATAAGTTAATTAATTAA
- a CDS encoding V4R domain-containing protein, translating to MTNKKLEFEDLIEVYRPTLGRDVDVLAYRALRCSILNFLGITGNSKLYSAGKYFGEKLYVESFEELVEFFKELKIGILEVIDEEPLKLRIYECANCAGLPNIGKKICCFEAGLLAGVLKNILNKDVHVVEVKCYASGDDCCEFEVRVLED from the coding sequence ATGACAAACAAAAAACTCGAATTTGAAGATTTAATTGAAGTTTATAGGCCTACTTTGGGTAGAGACGTTGACGTGTTGGCATATAGAGCGTTGAGGTGCTCAATACTGAATTTTTTAGGAATAACTGGAAATTCAAAACTCTACTCTGCTGGAAAATACTTTGGAGAGAAGTTGTACGTGGAGTCGTTTGAAGAACTTGTGGAATTTTTTAAAGAATTGAAAATTGGTATCTTGGAAGTTATTGATGAAGAACCCCTAAAGTTGAGGATTTATGAATGTGCAAATTGTGCTGGACTACCAAACATTGGAAAAAAGATATGCTGCTTTGAAGCAGGACTTTTAGCGGGGGTTTTAAAAAACATCCTCAATAAAGATGTCCATGTAGTGGAGGTTAAATGTTACGCATCTGGGGACGATTGCTGTGAATTTGAGGTTAGGGTTTTGGAAGATTGA
- a CDS encoding topoisomerase DNA-binding C4 zinc finger domain-containing protein has product MLDELFSIMTKNIHFNATQLSEKTWNQNWKVPEGLISIIGIKNGKKPVFYYGVTNAYKMEYELKKGISPNGNRFINARVYYKFDRHDIIEKEKYVAANAFNGLLLCIKVDKDEFVNTTKKMLLNGYKSGDEHIIEVLETTRNRNMFDTIEESALFIANRDYNWLIGKIKNATRLLKFSGQGYWLLPLKTKLEITPGFFVRGNELIVNLENVELFKNYLIYVDTKEGIVRYNPERLCNKGLSLVDEVRKMTNDDICPWCGSKLRLIRTKKGEFLGCTNYPDCLYRRFLNKNIE; this is encoded by the coding sequence ATGTTGGATGAATTATTTTCTATTATGACAAAGAATATACATTTTAATGCAACACAACTAAGTGAAAAAACATGGAATCAAAATTGGAAAGTTCCGGAAGGACTCATATCAATCATTGGTATTAAAAATGGAAAAAAACCTGTTTTCTATTACGGGGTAACGAATGCATATAAAATGGAATATGAGTTAAAAAAAGGAATTTCCCCAAATGGAAACAGATTTATAAATGCGAGGGTTTATTACAAATTCGATAGGCATGATATTATTGAAAAGGAAAAATACGTTGCTGCTAATGCATTTAATGGATTGCTGTTGTGTATAAAAGTTGATAAGGATGAATTTGTCAATACTACTAAAAAAATGCTACTAAATGGTTACAAAAGTGGAGATGAACATATTATAGAGGTTTTAGAAACTACAAGGAATAGAAATATGTTTGATACTATTGAAGAAAGTGCTTTGTTCATTGCAAATAGGGATTACAATTGGTTAATTGGTAAGATAAAAAATGCAACAAGATTATTAAAGTTTTCTGGACAAGGTTATTGGCTATTACCTTTAAAAACAAAGTTGGAAATAACGCCAGGATTCTTTGTTAGAGGAAATGAGTTAATAGTAAATTTAGAAAATGTAGAGTTGTTTAAAAATTATCTGATCTATGTAGATACAAAGGAAGGAATTGTTAGGTACAATCCAGAGAGGTTATGCAATAAGGGACTTTCTCTTGTAGATGAAGTTAGGAAGATGACTAATGATGACATCTGCCCTTGGTGCGGAAGTAAGTTAAGGCTTATTAGGACAAAAAAAGGTGAATTCTTAGGATGCACAAATTATCCCGATTGTCTATACAGGAGATTCCTAAATAAAAACATAGAATAA